Within bacterium, the genomic segment TGTGGGCGATCTCGTCCGGCTTGAACCTGAGGCCTGTCCCTGTGGCCGCTCCGGAGGCTTGACCGTCTCGCGGATCCTGGGCCGGGTGCGCGACCTGACGTTTACCACAGCAGGTCGTGCCGTGTCGGTGGAGGAGCTTGACCGGACGGTGGGGGAAACGGATACGCTGGTGACCTATCAGGCCGAGCAGATCGGCCCGCTCGACATTATTTTCCATTATGTTGCTGCGGCCAACCAGACTCCGCCCTTGCTGACGATCCAGGCAGGGCTCCGGTCACTCTACGGGGCGGGCATATCGGTCAGCATGCGGCCGGAGGCCTCCATTCCGACCGAGCCATCCGGGAAATTTCGCCTTGCTCGAACCGTGGGAACGTGGGAGCCTGAAGACCTGTTTATGACAGGAGAGTAGGCCCGATGAACTCAGCCCGAATTGACCCGTTGGCATGGACCCGAGGTGATTTTCCCCTTCTCAAACGGCGTGTGGATGGCCAGCCGATCACCCATCTGGATAGTGCCTCAACTGCGCCCAAGCCCCAATGCGTCATCGACGCAGTGACCCGGTTTTATGAGGAACATACGGCCAACGTCCATCGCGGGGTCCATGGCCTTTCGGAAGAAGCCACCGAACTTTTTGAACGAACCCGCCATGAAGTGGCCTCGTTCCTGAATGCCTCGCCGGATGAGATCATTTTCACGCGCAATACCACGGACGGCATCAATCTGGTGGCGCACGGACTCGGCTTGACCCCGGCGGATGAGGTGATTCTTCCGGCGTCCGAGCATCACTCCAATTTCATGCCCTGGCGTGTGGCGGCCAGGGTCCTCCCCGTAGGCCTCGACGCCGAAGGGGTCCCCCTTTATGACGAAATCGATTCGCTCCTGTCCGGCCGGACGCGACTGGTGTCACTCGCCCAGGTCTCAAATACGCTGGGTGTGCTGGCGCCGGTAGAGGAGTGGATCGCCAAGGCCCATGCCCGGAATGTGCCCGCACTCATTGACGCCTCCCAGAGTGCCAGCCATGTGCCCATTGACGTCAAGGCGCTGGACTGCGACTTCCTGGTCACCTCCGGACATAAACTGCTTGGCCCCTCCGGGGTTGGGATTTTGTATGGGAAGCGGGAGCGGCTGGAGGCGCTGTCCTTGTATCAAACGGGGGGCGGGATGGTGAAACTCCATAGCGATGAGACGTTTGTCCCGCACGACCTTCCCTTCCGTTTCGAGGCGGGCACACCCAATATTGAGGGCGTGATCGGGCTGGGTGCGGCGGTCGCCTATCTCCGGACGATCGGTATG encodes:
- a CDS encoding cysteine desulfurase: MNSARIDPLAWTRGDFPLLKRRVDGQPITHLDSASTAPKPQCVIDAVTRFYEEHTANVHRGVHGLSEEATELFERTRHEVASFLNASPDEIIFTRNTTDGINLVAHGLGLTPADEVILPASEHHSNFMPWRVAARVLPVGLDAEGVPLYDEIDSLLSGRTRLVSLAQVSNTLGVLAPVEEWIAKAHARNVPALIDASQSASHVPIDVKALDCDFLVTSGHKLLGPSGVGILYGKRERLEALSLYQTGGGMVKLHSDETFVPHDLPFRFEAGTPNIEGVIGLGAAVAYLRTIGMTAVHEHSRELGGHLVEGLSALPGVRVLAGTVPLSQRVGLASFIVDAAGFSADTVARQLYDRHQILVSGGYHCAHILHHRLHSEGTVRASTHVFNTHADIDRLIAGLKDVLDI